From Tripterygium wilfordii isolate XIE 37 chromosome 16, ASM1340144v1, whole genome shotgun sequence, one genomic window encodes:
- the LOC119980491 gene encoding prohibitin-1, mitochondrial-like, which translates to MNFKNVKVPNVPGGGAASALLKLGVIGGIGLYAAANSLYNVDGGHRAIVFNRIVGVKDKVYPEGTHLIIPWFERPVIYDVRARPHLVESTSGSRDLQMVKIGLRVLTRPVADKLPTIYRTLGENYNERVLPSIIHETLKAVVAQYNASQLITQRENVSREIRKILTERAVNFNLALDDVSITTLTFGKEFTAAIEAKQVAAQEAERAKFIVEKAEQDKKSAIIRAEGEAKSAQLIGQAIANNPAFITLRRIEAARDIAHTMSNAANKVFLDADDLLLNLHNVNLDANSKK; encoded by the exons ATGAACTTCAAGAATGTCAAAGTTCCCAATGTGCCAGGCGGGGGTGCTGCTTCTGCCTTGCTCAAGCTGGGAGTCATTGGTGGAATTGGCTTGTATGCAGCAGCTAATAGTCTCTACAATGTTGACGGGGGGCATCGTGCCATTGTGTTTAACCGTATAGTTGGTGTCAAAGACAAG GTTTATCCCGAGGGTACACACCTTATTATTCCATGGTTTGAGAGGCCAGTCATCTATGATGTTCGTGCAAGACCCCATCTTGTTGAGAGTACTTCCGGAAGCCGTGATCTTCAGATG GTGAAAATTGGGCTTCGAGTTCTTACTCGTCCTGTGGCTGATAAGCTACCCACAATTTATCGAACTCTTGGTGAGAATTACAATGAAAGAGTACTGCCTTCTATCATTCATGAAACTTTGAAAGCTGTGGTTGCGCAGTACAATGCCAGCCAGCTCATCACTCAAAGAGAG AATGTTAGTAGGGAAATACGGAAGATATTGACAGAAAGGGCAGTCAATTTCAATCTTGCACTTGATGATGTGTCCATCACAACCCTGACTTTTGGAAAGGAATTTACGGCTGCAATTGAAGCGAAGCAGGTGGCGGCACAGGAGGCTGAGAGGGCTAAATTTATTGTTGAAAAGGCCGAGCAAGACAAGAAAAGTGCCATTATTAGAGCAGAG GGAGAAGCCAAGAGTGCTCAACTGATTGGTCAAGCTATTGCTAACAATCCTGCATTTATCACACTTAGGAGGATTGAAGCTGCAAGAGATATTGCCCACACTATGTCAAATGCGGCCAACAAAGTTTTCCTGGATGCGGATGATTTATTGCTGAACCTTCATAATGTGAATTTGGATGCCAACAGCAAGAAATAG